The Aequorivita sublithincola DSM 14238 genome window below encodes:
- a CDS encoding cytochrome c oxidase subunit I codes for MSANAQVQAVEGHHDDDHGHHHKETFVTKYIFSIDHKMISKQYMITGIFMGVIGILMSLLFRLQLAWPDHKFTIFEVLLGKWGADGVMDPSVYLALVTIHGTIMVFFVLTAGLSGTFSNLLIPLQIGARDMASGFLNMVSFWLFFISSVIMLGSLFVEAGPASAGWTIYPPLSALPQAIPGSGTGMTLWLISMAIFIAASLLGSLNFIVTVLNLRTKGMSMTRLPLTVWSFFLTAIIGVVSFPVLFSAVLMLVMDRSFGTSFFLSDIYIAGEVLHHQGGSPVLFEHLFWFLGHPEVYIVILPAMGIVSEIMATNSRKPIFGYRAMVASLLTIAFLSTIVWGHHMFISGMNPFLGSVFTFTTLLIAIPSAVKSFNWITTLWRGKLQMNVALLWCIAFVSTFITGGLTGIIMGDSALDINIHDTYFIVAHFHLVMGISAAYGFLAGVYHWFPIMFEGRMMNKKLGYIHFWVTSIGAYGIFFPMHFVGLAGLPRRYYTNTNFPYFDDLADINVVMTIFAILTISVQVVFLYNFIHSMFYGKMGPKNPWNATTLEWTAERKHIHGNWDGPIPHVYRWPYDYSKLNKDETDFVIAGQDFIPQNVPLQDNEDELDH; via the coding sequence AGCAATATATGATTACCGGTATATTTATGGGTGTAATCGGTATATTGATGTCTTTATTGTTCAGATTGCAACTTGCCTGGCCAGACCACAAGTTTACAATTTTTGAAGTATTATTAGGAAAATGGGGAGCGGACGGCGTTATGGATCCAAGTGTTTACTTAGCCTTAGTTACCATTCACGGAACCATAATGGTGTTCTTTGTTTTGACCGCGGGATTGAGCGGAACGTTCAGTAACCTACTTATTCCACTGCAAATTGGAGCAAGAGATATGGCATCTGGATTCCTTAATATGGTTTCCTTTTGGTTGTTCTTTATATCTAGTGTTATAATGCTTGGATCATTATTTGTGGAAGCTGGACCAGCTTCTGCGGGTTGGACTATTTATCCGCCATTAAGTGCTTTGCCTCAGGCCATTCCTGGCTCAGGTACTGGTATGACTCTATGGTTAATTTCAATGGCAATATTTATTGCAGCATCATTGCTGGGTTCACTTAACTTTATTGTTACGGTTCTGAATCTTAGAACTAAGGGAATGTCTATGACTAGGCTTCCACTTACAGTTTGGTCTTTCTTTTTAACCGCTATTATTGGTGTAGTCTCTTTCCCTGTTCTTTTTTCAGCAGTTTTAATGTTGGTAATGGATAGAAGTTTTGGAACATCCTTCTTCTTATCAGATATCTATATTGCTGGTGAAGTCCTGCATCATCAAGGAGGTTCACCTGTATTGTTTGAACACCTATTTTGGTTTCTTGGACACCCAGAAGTTTATATCGTGATTCTTCCCGCAATGGGAATTGTTTCCGAAATTATGGCAACCAACTCACGAAAACCTATTTTCGGATATCGAGCGATGGTAGCTTCTCTTTTAACTATTGCTTTCTTATCTACTATTGTTTGGGGTCACCATATGTTTATATCAGGGATGAACCCATTTTTAGGATCTGTATTTACATTTACAACACTTTTGATTGCAATTCCTTCCGCAGTAAAATCCTTTAACTGGATAACTACTTTATGGCGTGGAAAACTGCAAATGAACGTGGCACTACTATGGTGTATAGCTTTCGTTTCCACTTTCATAACTGGAGGATTAACGGGAATAATTATGGGTGATAGTGCTTTGGATATTAACATACACGATACCTACTTCATTGTTGCTCACTTTCACTTGGTGATGGGTATTTCTGCCGCTTATGGATTTTTAGCTGGAGTTTACCATTGGTTCCCAATAATGTTTGAAGGTAGAATGATGAACAAAAAACTTGGGTATATTCACTTTTGGGTAACATCCATTGGTGCCTATGGAATATTTTTCCCAATGCACTTTGTTGGATTGGCGGGACTTCCACGTAGGTATTACACTAACACAAACTTTCCATACTTTGATGATTTAGCAGATATAAACGTGGTGATGACAATTTTCGCTATCTTAACCATATCGGTTCAAGTTGTCTTCTTGTACAACTTTATTCACTCTATGTTCTATGGAAAAATGGGCCCAAAAAACCCTTGGAATGCCACAACTTTAGAATGGACTGCAGAGAGAAAACACATTCACGGTAACTGGGATGGACCAATTCCACACGTTTATCGTTGGCCTTATGATTATAGTAAGCTTAACAAAGATGAAACAGATTTTGTGATTGCTGGTCAAGACTTTATTCCTCAGAACGTTCCGCTTCAGGATAATGAGGATGAATTAGATCACTAA
- a CDS encoding NADP-dependent malic enzyme, whose translation MSKQSRRREALLYHAKPRPGKIQVVPTKNYSTQRDLSLAYSPGVAEPCLEIEKNVDNVYKYTNKGNLVAVISNGTAVLGLGNIGPEASKPVMEGKGLLFKIFADIDVFDIEVNTENIDEFVATVKNIAPTFGGINLEDIKAPEAFEIERRLKEELDIPVMHDDQHGTAIISAAALLNALEITGKKIEDVSIVISGAGAAAVSCTRLYKAFGATPENIVMLDSKGVIRKDRDTLSEEKAEFASHRKIDTLDEAMKDADVFVGLSVKDIVSPEMLLSMAENPIVFAMANPDPEIEYDIALKTRKDIIMATGRSDHPNQVNNVLGFPFIFRGALDVRATKINEAMKMAAVKALADLAKEAVPEQVNIAYGETKLTFGKDYIIPKPFDPRLITAVPPAVAKAAMESGVAMNPITDWEKYQDELYERMGGDNKIIRLLINRAKLNPKRIVFTESDHLDVLKAAQIVYEEGIAIPVLLGRKEVILDFMQQLEFDADLEIIDPKSDTKPEKLDSYAEKFWKKRRRTGITLYDSQKLMTERNYFAGMMVSEGDVDAMISGYSRSYPLVVKPVFETIGKFEGVNKVATTNLMLTKRGPLFFSDTSINIDPTAKELAQIARMTNYTMKMFGLQPVIAMISYANFGSSKDPRATKVREAVDLIHKSNPDMVLDGELQADFALDSELLQKKFPFSKLAGKKVNALIFPNLDSANSNYKLLKALNGVESIGPIMLGMRKPVHILQMGASVEEIVNMSAVAVVDAQQKEKREHVKN comes from the coding sequence ATGAGTAAACAAAGTAGACGTCGCGAGGCTTTATTATATCACGCAAAACCAAGACCTGGAAAAATTCAGGTAGTTCCAACAAAAAATTATTCTACCCAACGCGACCTTTCCTTGGCCTATTCTCCAGGCGTTGCAGAGCCTTGCCTTGAAATTGAAAAGAATGTAGACAACGTTTATAAATATACAAACAAAGGAAATCTGGTTGCCGTAATTTCAAACGGAACAGCCGTTTTGGGATTGGGAAACATAGGTCCCGAAGCCTCAAAACCAGTAATGGAAGGAAAGGGTTTACTCTTCAAAATATTTGCAGATATTGACGTTTTTGATATTGAAGTAAACACCGAAAACATAGATGAATTTGTGGCAACGGTAAAAAATATTGCGCCAACTTTCGGCGGAATAAACCTTGAAGACATAAAAGCTCCCGAAGCATTCGAAATTGAAAGAAGGCTAAAGGAAGAGCTGGATATTCCGGTAATGCACGACGATCAGCACGGAACGGCGATCATTTCGGCAGCAGCTTTGCTTAATGCTTTGGAAATTACAGGCAAAAAGATTGAAGATGTTTCCATAGTTATTAGTGGTGCGGGCGCGGCGGCAGTTTCGTGTACAAGACTTTACAAAGCCTTTGGCGCCACACCCGAAAATATTGTAATGCTAGACAGCAAAGGCGTTATTAGAAAAGATCGCGATACCCTTTCCGAAGAAAAAGCAGAATTTGCTTCCCATAGAAAAATTGATACTTTGGACGAAGCCATGAAAGATGCCGATGTCTTTGTGGGACTTTCAGTAAAGGATATCGTTTCGCCTGAAATGCTGTTGAGTATGGCAGAAAACCCAATAGTTTTCGCAATGGCCAATCCCGATCCTGAGATTGAATATGATATTGCATTGAAAACTCGAAAAGACATCATTATGGCCACAGGCCGAAGTGATCATCCTAACCAAGTGAACAATGTGTTAGGTTTCCCGTTTATATTTCGTGGTGCATTGGATGTTCGCGCAACAAAAATCAACGAAGCCATGAAAATGGCAGCAGTTAAAGCCTTGGCAGATCTTGCCAAAGAAGCTGTGCCAGAACAAGTGAATATTGCCTATGGCGAAACGAAACTTACTTTTGGAAAAGATTACATCATTCCAAAACCTTTTGATCCTCGCCTTATTACTGCCGTTCCGCCCGCTGTGGCAAAAGCTGCAATGGAAAGCGGAGTTGCAATGAATCCTATTACCGATTGGGAGAAATATCAAGATGAGCTATACGAAAGAATGGGCGGCGATAATAAAATTATCCGTTTGCTTATCAATCGTGCAAAACTTAACCCAAAGCGAATTGTTTTTACAGAGTCAGATCATTTAGATGTATTAAAAGCTGCCCAAATTGTTTACGAAGAAGGAATCGCCATACCAGTTTTATTGGGAAGAAAAGAAGTTATTCTAGATTTTATGCAGCAATTGGAATTTGATGCAGACCTAGAAATAATAGATCCGAAAAGTGACACAAAGCCTGAAAAACTAGATAGCTATGCCGAAAAGTTTTGGAAAAAACGAAGGCGAACAGGCATCACGCTTTACGATTCTCAAAAATTAATGACGGAACGAAATTATTTCGCCGGCATGATGGTGAGCGAAGGTGATGTAGATGCCATGATTTCTGGATATTCCAGATCGTATCCTTTGGTAGTAAAGCCCGTATTTGAAACCATAGGAAAGTTTGAAGGCGTAAACAAAGTTGCGACAACCAATTTAATGCTTACCAAGCGCGGACCATTATTTTTTTCAGATACATCCATAAATATTGATCCAACAGCAAAAGAACTTGCGCAAATTGCACGAATGACCAATTACACCATGAAAATGTTTGGACTGCAACCAGTTATTGCAATGATCTCCTATGCAAATTTTGGATCTTCCAAAGATCCACGAGCAACCAAGGTGCGTGAAGCGGTAGACTTGATTCATAAAAGCAATCCCGATATGGTTTTGGATGGAGAATTACAAGCAGACTTTGCTCTAGACTCTGAGTTGCTTCAGAAGAAATTTCCTTTTTCAAAATTGGCAGGTAAAAAGGTAAATGCGTTAATCTTCCCAAACTTAGATTCTGCAAACAGCAATTACAAATTACTGAAAGCTCTTAATGGTGTTGAATCCATTGGCCCAATAATGTTAGGAATGCGCAAGCCAGTCCATATTTTGCAGATGGGTGCCAGTGTGGAAGAAATTGTAAACATGAGCGCAGTTGCGGTTGTGGATGCGCAACAGAAGGAGAAACGGGAGCATGTAAAGAATTAG
- a CDS encoding cytochrome P450, with translation MKAKKIPSVSAFRFLTHSIQILKNPLPFHHKNFETKGDTFRLKLGFGKSVIFSRDAGLAQYALQKNHRNYTKSPIQTRDLAKYVGHGLLTSEGELWQKQRKLIQPAFHKKQLINLLDTINSAIKLELTKIETGKPKDIFPVFNDLAFQTVVKSLFSSAVNQKEINKLQNITEAAQQMLVKELRQPYLIWWFKLSGTIKKHIAETEEARAILMKLVYERRNSGKREDDLLDMLLDARYEDGSVMEDRQLIDEILILFTAGHETTSNALTFTCELLARNPDIQEKLFEEVIFAEVNSETLMDFIKNLSFTKNVIEESLRLYPPAYFIDRVNIENDEFDGMFIPKNSNLLFSLLEIHTNPANWEEPQKFRPERFSDVNPNHFSGQYFPFGAGPRMCIGNNFAMYEMILAIAEIIKTYKIAEKKTSIEMKPLITLKPKNAILEFNFR, from the coding sequence ATGAAAGCAAAGAAAATACCTTCGGTGTCTGCTTTCCGGTTTCTTACTCATTCCATACAGATTCTCAAAAATCCTTTACCGTTTCATCATAAAAATTTTGAAACCAAAGGAGATACTTTTCGATTAAAACTAGGTTTTGGAAAGTCGGTTATTTTTTCTCGCGATGCTGGTTTGGCGCAATATGCACTTCAAAAAAATCATAGAAATTACACAAAATCGCCCATCCAAACCAGAGATCTCGCAAAGTATGTAGGTCACGGCCTTTTAACTTCTGAAGGAGAACTTTGGCAAAAGCAAAGAAAACTTATTCAGCCAGCATTCCATAAAAAACAATTAATTAATTTGTTAGACACTATTAATAGTGCAATAAAACTGGAGCTTACTAAAATTGAAACTGGAAAGCCAAAGGATATTTTCCCCGTTTTCAACGATCTTGCTTTTCAAACGGTTGTAAAATCACTTTTTAGCAGTGCGGTTAATCAAAAGGAAATAAATAAACTTCAAAATATAACCGAAGCAGCCCAGCAAATGTTGGTGAAGGAATTGCGGCAGCCCTATTTAATCTGGTGGTTCAAACTGAGCGGAACCATTAAAAAACATATTGCCGAAACTGAGGAAGCAAGAGCAATTTTGATGAAACTCGTATACGAAAGAAGAAATTCTGGAAAGCGAGAAGATGATTTGCTAGATATGTTGTTGGATGCAAGATATGAAGATGGAAGCGTCATGGAAGACAGACAGCTAATTGATGAAATATTAATTTTATTTACTGCGGGTCACGAAACCACATCAAACGCGCTGACTTTTACTTGCGAATTATTAGCTCGTAATCCAGATATTCAAGAAAAACTTTTTGAAGAAGTAATTTTTGCTGAAGTCAATTCGGAAACTTTAATGGATTTTATAAAAAACCTATCGTTTACGAAAAATGTAATTGAAGAATCACTGCGCCTTTATCCGCCTGCATATTTTATAGATCGTGTAAATATTGAGAATGACGAATTTGATGGCATGTTTATCCCGAAAAATTCCAACTTGCTATTTTCACTACTAGAAATTCATACCAATCCAGCAAATTGGGAAGAACCTCAAAAATTTAGACCCGAGCGATTTTCCGACGTAAATCCTAACCATTTTTCTGGACAATATTTTCCTTTTGGTGCGGGGCCGCGAATGTGTATTGGCAATAATTTTGCGATGTACGAAATGATTTTGGCAATAGCCGAAATAATAAAAACCTATAAAATTGCGGAAAAGAAAACCTCGATTGAAATGAAACCGCTTATTACACTTAAACCGAAAAACGCAATTTTAGAATTTAATTTCAGATAA
- the queG gene encoding tRNA epoxyqueuosine(34) reductase QueG, with translation MIQNSSKYTQLIKAEAKRLGFISCGISRAEFLEEDAPRLENWLKNNMNGEMAYMENHFDKRLDPTLLVPDSKSVISLLLNYFPSETQTSESYKISKYAYGVDYHFIIKDKLKQLMEFISEEIGEVNGRAFVDSAPVLDKAWAAKSGLGWIGKHSNLLTKQVGSFYFIAELILDLDLEYDNPVTDHCGSCNACIDACPTNAIVADKVVDGSKCISYFTIELKNEIPISEKGKFEDWMFGCDICQDVCPWNRFSKSHNEPLFNPNPELLSMTKKDWEEITEEVFQKIFQKSAVKRTKFSGLQRNIKFLKD, from the coding sequence TTGATTCAGAATTCTTCAAAATATACGCAGTTAATAAAAGCCGAAGCCAAGCGTCTCGGTTTCATTTCTTGTGGTATAAGTAGAGCAGAGTTTTTGGAAGAAGATGCGCCAAGATTGGAAAATTGGCTGAAAAATAATATGAATGGCGAAATGGCCTATATGGAAAACCATTTCGATAAAAGGTTAGATCCAACACTTTTAGTTCCAGATTCCAAAAGTGTTATTTCTTTATTGCTGAATTATTTTCCTTCCGAAACGCAAACTTCTGAAAGCTATAAAATTTCAAAATATGCGTACGGCGTGGATTATCATTTCATAATAAAAGACAAGTTGAAGCAATTAATGGAATTCATTTCCGAAGAAATTGGCGAAGTAAATGGTCGTGCTTTTGTTGATTCCGCACCCGTTTTAGACAAAGCCTGGGCCGCAAAAAGTGGGTTGGGATGGATTGGCAAGCACAGTAATCTGCTCACAAAACAAGTAGGTTCTTTCTATTTTATTGCAGAATTAATCCTCGATTTGGATTTGGAATACGACAATCCTGTAACAGATCATTGTGGAAGCTGCAACGCCTGCATTGACGCTTGTCCCACAAATGCAATTGTTGCCGATAAAGTTGTGGATGGCAGTAAATGCATTTCCTATTTTACTATTGAATTAAAAAACGAAATCCCTATTTCAGAAAAAGGTAAGTTTGAAGATTGGATGTTCGGTTGTGATATTTGCCAAGATGTTTGCCCGTGGAACCGTTTTAGTAAATCGCATAATGAACCGCTTTTCAATCCAAATCCTGAACTACTTTCAATGACTAAAAAAGATTGGGAAGAAATTACCGAAGAAGTTTTTCAAAAAATATTTCAGAAAAGCGCAGTAAAGCGAACCAAGTTTTCAGGTTTACAACGAAACATCAAATTTTTAAAAGATTAG
- the ruvB gene encoding Holliday junction branch migration DNA helicase RuvB produces MNEHLDPTGENLSPQELDIEKKLRPLSFDDFTGQDQALENLQIFVQAANLRSEALDHTLFHGPPGLGKTTLAYILANELNVNIRVTSGPVLDKPGDLAGLLTNLDERDVLFIDEIHRLSPIVEEYLYSAMEDYKIDIMIESGPNARSVQINLNPFTLIGATTRSGLLTAPMRARFGISSRLQYYTTELLTTILQRSAGILNVPITMEAAIEIAGRSRGTPRIANALLRRIRDFAQIKGNGKIDIQIAKYGLEALHVDAFGLDEMDNKILLTIIEKFKGGPVGISTIATAVSESPETIEEVYEPFLIQQGFIMRTPRGREVTEAAYIHLGKLKGPTQDKLF; encoded by the coding sequence ATGAACGAACACCTCGATCCCACAGGAGAAAACCTCTCGCCACAGGAACTGGACATAGAAAAAAAACTACGTCCGCTCAGTTTTGATGATTTCACTGGTCAAGATCAAGCTCTGGAGAATCTTCAAATCTTTGTGCAAGCTGCAAATTTACGTTCTGAAGCTTTGGATCACACCTTGTTTCATGGTCCTCCAGGATTAGGAAAAACTACCTTAGCATATATTTTAGCCAATGAACTTAACGTAAATATCCGTGTTACTTCAGGTCCAGTACTTGATAAACCAGGGGATTTGGCTGGATTGCTCACAAATCTGGATGAACGCGATGTTCTTTTTATTGATGAAATCCATCGTCTAAGTCCAATTGTGGAAGAATATCTCTACTCCGCGATGGAAGATTACAAGATAGATATTATGATTGAATCGGGACCAAACGCCCGTTCGGTACAAATCAATCTAAACCCATTCACACTTATTGGCGCAACCACACGTTCGGGATTATTGACCGCGCCGATGCGTGCCCGTTTTGGAATTTCATCAAGATTACAATATTACACAACTGAACTTCTCACCACGATTTTACAGCGAAGCGCTGGAATTCTGAACGTTCCAATCACTATGGAAGCAGCAATTGAAATAGCCGGACGAAGTCGTGGCACGCCGCGAATTGCAAATGCACTTTTACGAAGAATCCGAGATTTCGCACAAATAAAAGGAAACGGAAAAATAGATATCCAAATCGCAAAATATGGTTTGGAAGCCTTGCACGTTGACGCTTTTGGCCTTGATGAAATGGACAATAAAATCCTTTTAACAATTATTGAAAAATTTAAAGGCGGTCCTGTTGGTATTAGCACTATTGCAACTGCCGTTTCTGAAAGCCCCGAAACAATTGAAGAAGTTTACGAACCATTTTTAATCCAGCAAGGATTTATAATGAGAACTCCTCGTGGCCGTGAAGTTACCGAAGCTGCCTATATACATTTAGGGAAATTGAAAGGGCCGACGCAAGACAAACTTTTTTAA